A genomic region of Equus caballus isolate H_3958 breed thoroughbred chromosome 1, TB-T2T, whole genome shotgun sequence contains the following coding sequences:
- the NR2F2 gene encoding COUP transcription factor 2 isoform X3, translating to MQAVWDLEQGKYGFAVQRGRMPPTQPTHGQFALTNGDPLNCHSYLSGYISLLLRAEPYPTSRFGSQCMQPNNIMGIENICELAARMLFSAVEWARNIPFFPDLQITDQVALLRLTWSELFVLNAAQCSMPLHVAPLLAAAGLHASPMSADRVVAFMDHIRIFQEQVEKLKALHVDSAEYSCLKAIVLFTSDACGLSDVAHVESLQEKSQCALEEYVRSQYPNQPTRFGKLLLRLPSLRTVSSSVIEQLFFVRLVGKTPIETLIRDMLLSGSSFNWPYMAIQ from the exons CGGTGCAGAGGGGCAGGATGCCGCCCACCCAGCCGACCCACGGGCAGTTTGCGCTGACCAACGGGGACCCCCTCAACTGCCACTCGTACCTGTCCGGATATATTTCTCTGCTGCTGCGCGCCGAGCCCTATCCCACGTCGCGCTTCGGCAGCCAGTGCATGCAGCCCAACAACATCATGGGCATCGAGAACATTTGCGAACTGGCCGCTCGGATGCTCTTCAGCGCCGTCGAGTGGGCCCGGAACATCCCCTTCTTCCCTGACCTGCAGATCACCGACCAGGTGGCCCTGCTTCGCCTCACCTGGAGCGAGCTGTTCGTGCTGAACGCGGCCCAGTGCTCCATGCCCCTCCACGTCGCCCCGCTCCTGGCCGCCGCCGGCCTACATGCCTCGCCCATGTCCGCCGACCGGGTGGTCGCCTTTATGGACCACATACGGATCTTCCAAGAGCAAGTGGAGAAGCTCAAAGCGCTGCACGTCGACTCCGCCGAGTACAGCTGCCTCAAGGCCATAGTCCTGTTCACCTCAG ATGCCTGTGGTCTCTCTGATGTAGCCCATGTGGAAAGCTTGCAGGAAAAGTCCCAGTGTGCTTTGGAAGAATACGTTAGGAGTCAGTACCCGAACCAACCAACGCGATTCGGAAAGCTTTTGCTTCGCCTCCCTTCCCTCCGCACGGTCTCCTCCTCAGTCATAGAGCAATTGTTTTTCGTCCGTTTGGTAGGTAAAACCCCCATCGAAACCCTCATCCGGGATATGTTACTGTCCGGCAGCAGTTTTAACTGGCCGTATATGgcaattcaataa
- the NR2F2 gene encoding COUP transcription factor 2 isoform X2 — protein sequence MPPECYIPPTVPGPRGKVANSGASAAQPRAGLGAVQRGRMPPTQPTHGQFALTNGDPLNCHSYLSGYISLLLRAEPYPTSRFGSQCMQPNNIMGIENICELAARMLFSAVEWARNIPFFPDLQITDQVALLRLTWSELFVLNAAQCSMPLHVAPLLAAAGLHASPMSADRVVAFMDHIRIFQEQVEKLKALHVDSAEYSCLKAIVLFTSDACGLSDVAHVESLQEKSQCALEEYVRSQYPNQPTRFGKLLLRLPSLRTVSSSVIEQLFFVRLVGKTPIETLIRDMLLSGSSFNWPYMAIQ from the exons ATGCCCCCAGAATGCTACATCCCGCCCACAGTGCCGGGACCCCGAGGCAAGGTGGCCAATTCTGGGGCTTCGGCGGCCCAGCCCCGGGCGGGCCTCGGAG CGGTGCAGAGGGGCAGGATGCCGCCCACCCAGCCGACCCACGGGCAGTTTGCGCTGACCAACGGGGACCCCCTCAACTGCCACTCGTACCTGTCCGGATATATTTCTCTGCTGCTGCGCGCCGAGCCCTATCCCACGTCGCGCTTCGGCAGCCAGTGCATGCAGCCCAACAACATCATGGGCATCGAGAACATTTGCGAACTGGCCGCTCGGATGCTCTTCAGCGCCGTCGAGTGGGCCCGGAACATCCCCTTCTTCCCTGACCTGCAGATCACCGACCAGGTGGCCCTGCTTCGCCTCACCTGGAGCGAGCTGTTCGTGCTGAACGCGGCCCAGTGCTCCATGCCCCTCCACGTCGCCCCGCTCCTGGCCGCCGCCGGCCTACATGCCTCGCCCATGTCCGCCGACCGGGTGGTCGCCTTTATGGACCACATACGGATCTTCCAAGAGCAAGTGGAGAAGCTCAAAGCGCTGCACGTCGACTCCGCCGAGTACAGCTGCCTCAAGGCCATAGTCCTGTTCACCTCAG ATGCCTGTGGTCTCTCTGATGTAGCCCATGTGGAAAGCTTGCAGGAAAAGTCCCAGTGTGCTTTGGAAGAATACGTTAGGAGTCAGTACCCGAACCAACCAACGCGATTCGGAAAGCTTTTGCTTCGCCTCCCTTCCCTCCGCACGGTCTCCTCCTCAGTCATAGAGCAATTGTTTTTCGTCCGTTTGGTAGGTAAAACCCCCATCGAAACCCTCATCCGGGATATGTTACTGTCCGGCAGCAGTTTTAACTGGCCGTATATGgcaattcaataa
- the NR2F2 gene encoding COUP transcription factor 2 isoform X4 codes for MPPTQPTHGQFALTNGDPLNCHSYLSGYISLLLRAEPYPTSRFGSQCMQPNNIMGIENICELAARMLFSAVEWARNIPFFPDLQITDQVALLRLTWSELFVLNAAQCSMPLHVAPLLAAAGLHASPMSADRVVAFMDHIRIFQEQVEKLKALHVDSAEYSCLKAIVLFTSDACGLSDVAHVESLQEKSQCALEEYVRSQYPNQPTRFGKLLLRLPSLRTVSSSVIEQLFFVRLVGKTPIETLIRDMLLSGSSFNWPYMAIQ; via the exons ATGCCGCCCACCCAGCCGACCCACGGGCAGTTTGCGCTGACCAACGGGGACCCCCTCAACTGCCACTCGTACCTGTCCGGATATATTTCTCTGCTGCTGCGCGCCGAGCCCTATCCCACGTCGCGCTTCGGCAGCCAGTGCATGCAGCCCAACAACATCATGGGCATCGAGAACATTTGCGAACTGGCCGCTCGGATGCTCTTCAGCGCCGTCGAGTGGGCCCGGAACATCCCCTTCTTCCCTGACCTGCAGATCACCGACCAGGTGGCCCTGCTTCGCCTCACCTGGAGCGAGCTGTTCGTGCTGAACGCGGCCCAGTGCTCCATGCCCCTCCACGTCGCCCCGCTCCTGGCCGCCGCCGGCCTACATGCCTCGCCCATGTCCGCCGACCGGGTGGTCGCCTTTATGGACCACATACGGATCTTCCAAGAGCAAGTGGAGAAGCTCAAAGCGCTGCACGTCGACTCCGCCGAGTACAGCTGCCTCAAGGCCATAGTCCTGTTCACCTCAG ATGCCTGTGGTCTCTCTGATGTAGCCCATGTGGAAAGCTTGCAGGAAAAGTCCCAGTGTGCTTTGGAAGAATACGTTAGGAGTCAGTACCCGAACCAACCAACGCGATTCGGAAAGCTTTTGCTTCGCCTCCCTTCCCTCCGCACGGTCTCCTCCTCAGTCATAGAGCAATTGTTTTTCGTCCGTTTGGTAGGTAAAACCCCCATCGAAACCCTCATCCGGGATATGTTACTGTCCGGCAGCAGTTTTAACTGGCCGTATATGgcaattcaataa